In Bacteroidota bacterium, a genomic segment contains:
- a CDS encoding PD40 domain-containing protein, producing the protein MQLTTTRQAFAFLLFPTIVISAFAQSKTETKKITLQKSQLVITPENGAYQVFESPKGDAICFSDEKMNSVYIKKINSTAKPTLAFAGNGCGYFPTWTNNGNSILMKNKKGKEFGFTTETVEYNVLSKRSIAKPDVLFAAIPSYAAGTSTENTLVYINSKLQLIKKDASGRETVLESDQDCYQPILSPDKKSVAVHIGSDVWIYDLANKKHPINCGQLLANSWSPDSKYLLGHIDESTNGHDISNSELYLIDTKSNSKIKLTSTKDLYEINPSWSLDGKRIYFIDSNSGNIFVSNITIIR; encoded by the coding sequence ATGCAACTAACCACAACAAGACAGGCTTTTGCCTTTCTTTTATTCCCCACAATTGTAATTTCTGCTTTTGCCCAATCAAAAACCGAAACAAAAAAAATAACACTTCAAAAAAGCCAACTTGTTATTACACCCGAAAATGGGGCATACCAAGTTTTCGAATCTCCAAAAGGCGATGCCATTTGCTTTTCGGACGAAAAAATGAATTCGGTTTATATAAAAAAAATAAACAGTACTGCAAAACCTACGCTGGCTTTTGCAGGAAATGGGTGTGGATACTTTCCTACCTGGACGAATAATGGCAACAGCATTTTGATGAAAAATAAAAAAGGTAAAGAGTTTGGCTTTACCACTGAAACTGTTGAGTATAATGTTCTATCAAAAAGAAGTATAGCCAAACCTGACGTTTTATTTGCCGCCATTCCTAGTTATGCAGCCGGCACTTCAACTGAAAACACCCTAGTATATATTAATAGTAAATTACAGTTGATAAAAAAAGATGCCTCCGGAAGAGAAACTGTTTTAGAAAGCGACCAAGATTGCTACCAACCAATTTTATCTCCGGATAAAAAAAGTGTAGCAGTACATATTGGAAGTGATGTATGGATATATGACCTTGCAAACAAAAAACATCCAATTAACTGCGGGCAATTACTTGCCAATTCGTGGTCGCCCGATTCTAAATATTTACTTGGTCATATAGATGAAAGCACTAACGGCCATGACATATCTAACTCCGAGTTGTATTTAATCGATACGAAATCTAACTCGAAAATAAAACTTACATCCACTAAAGACCTTTACGAAATAAATCCATCTTGGTCATTAGACGGAAAACGAATTTATTTTATCGATTCTAATTCCGGAAATATCTTTGTTTCAAACATTACAATCATAAGATAA